AACCGGCCATGGCCACGGTCCGCACCGGACTCCCCACCCGCCACCACCTGGCCTTCGTCCCCCTCGACGAGGCGACCCTCGGACCGGACTACGTCAAGGTCTCCTACACCAAGACGCTGGTGAAGAAGGCGCCCTCGGTCGGCATGGACGACATCCTGCCCGCCGAGTCGGAGCAAGCGATCTTCCAGCACTACGACATGCCCTACCAGACGGGCGCAGGCGGCGAGCGGCAACTCGCGCGCCGCTGATCGCCCACGCCCAGCCACCCAAGGGAGGTACGCGTCATGGCCCTCTTGCTGTTTCTCCTTCTGGTCGCCGTCGTGCTGGGAATCATCGGAGTAGCCGCAGAAGGGGTGGGCTACCTACTGATCATCGGCATCGTGATCCTTGTAGCTGCGCTGGGCCTCATCGCCGTCCGCTGGTCCCAGCGCACCGGTCACCGCCCCCTCCGATAACGCACGCACCAAACTCAACGCCCTGAACTGCGAAAATGCCAAACTGACAGGTGTCGATCACGCCCGATCCTCAGTCGGGACGGAAAGGTCGCGAGTTCAGAACTGGCCCGTTCCTTCTTGTCTTGTCGAACAGCTTGAACGGGCCCCATCCCTTGGTGGGTTCGGCGCCGACGAAGAAGCAGCGGCCGACGCCCATCAGCGGGAGGGTGCCGGTGGTCGGCTTGTGGAACCCGGAGAGGGCCGTACTCCGTTGTCGTTGGTCGAGGTGAGGGGGTGAAGGGGCGATGTGGCAGCCGTGCGTGTTGCTGAAGTACGGGGAGTTGATGCTCAAGGGCCGCGACCGAGGCCGCTTCGAGCGCCGGCTGATCGACAACGTGCGTCGTGTGGAGGACGACCTGGAGTATCCGGTCCGCATCCGGCGCCGCGGCGGGTTGCTGCTGCTCTACCCGTCCGGGCAGTCCGAGCTCCCGGCGGATCTGCTCAACCGTGTCCGGCAGGTGGTCGGGGTCAGCGTGGCGCAGCCCGCGCTCCGGGTGGACCGCACGCCCGATGCCGCCGTCGACGCGGCCCTCCAGCTGGCCCGCCAAGCTCGCTCTGCGGCCGGACGGCGCGTTTCGCGGTACGGGCGCGCCGCCGTCGCAAGGGCTTCCCGCTCACTTCCGCACAGCTCGCTGCTCTGGTCGGGGACCGGATCAACGCGGAACTCGGCTGGCCCGTCGATCTGAGCACGCCCGAGGTGGAGATCGCGGTCGAGGTGGACCTGCACGAGGTCTTCGTGTCCGTGGAACGGAACCGGGGTGCGACGGACTGCCGGTGGGCAGCAGCGGCTGTGCGCCGGCCCTGCTCTCCGGCGGCTACGACTCCCCCGTGGCCGCGCACCGCGTCATGCGCCGCGGCCTGGCCTGCGACTTCGTCCACGCCACCGGTGCCCCACTGACCGGGCCTGCCTCCGCCTACAAGGCGTACGCCCTGGCCGGTGCCCTGCCCTGCACGTGGTGGCCCAGCGGCGGCTGATGGTGCGCGCCGCCGACCGGCTCGCCCGCGAACAGGGTGCGCAGGCCCTGGTCACCGGGGACAAGGAGGAGATCTTGGCCGAGGCGAGCAGGCTGGGCACGGCGGACATCTCGCGGCTCCCGGACGAGGACCGCTGCACCCTGCTCCTGCCCCGCCCGGTGGCCACACGCACCACGCCGGGTCAGCTCACGCGGATCGAGCAGCGGCTGGACCTGGACGACATGGTCGACCGGGCCGCGTCCTGATCACCGCACAGGGGTCGACCTGGCGACGGATGCTGCCGTCGCCAGGCAACCACGCGGCCGAAGGCGTTCAGGCGGTGGCGTACACCCGCTCGGCGAACTCGGCGATCTGATGCTCACTGAGGTGCCGGGCGATGTCCCGCTCGCTGATCATGCCGACCAGAGTCTTGTTCTCGATCACCGGCAGGCGCTTGATCTGGTGCCGCTCCATCGTGGCGAGCACCTCGCTGACGTCGGCGTTGACGTCGATCCACTGCGGGGTGCCCTGGCACAGCTCCGTGCACTCGGTCTCGGCGGGGTTGCGCCCCTCGGCGACGCACTTCACCACGATGTCGCGGTCGGTGATGATGCCGCACATCCTGCCGTCGTCCTCACAGACCGGCAGTGCGCCGACCTCCAGTCGTTTCATCAACTCGGCGGCGTGTGCGAGGGTTTCCGTCTTGTTGATGCACTCTGCGCCTCGGTGCATGATCTGCCCGGCAACCGGCATGGAGTCCTCCTGATTGGAAGCGTCTGACTCCCCCCTCGTCCTGGTACGGCGCTTCCACGCTATGCGCGGGCACTCCGCGGCCCCGTGCCGTAGTACGCCACTTGGGTGACGTGCCGGGCCGGTGCTGCGAGGGAGGCCGCCATCGGGCGGCGCTCACCGTCGTGTTCGTGTCAGTGCTCGTACAGGCCCACAAGTGTGCTGTCGGCCGGTTCACGCCTCTCCACCCGCGTCGTGGACCGCTCGGCGCTGGGCGCGTCGGGCAGCACGCACGGCTGGGCCAGGGCGTAGAGGTGGAACACGTAGCGGTGCGGCTGGTCCCCGGGCGGCGGGTTGGGTCCGCTCCAGCCGCGGCGGCCGAAGCCGTTGACGAGTGCCGTGCCGCCCGGCGGGGTCCGGTCTGCCTCTACGCCCCGGCTGTGGGGGGCGATACCGACCACCGTCCAGTGGACGACGCTGCCCGACGGCGCGTCGACGTCCTCGCACAGCAGCACCCGTTCCGCCGTCCCGTCCGACACGCCGGACCAGGTCAGCGGCGGTGACACGTTCCCGGCGTCCTCGGTGTAGCGGGGCGGTATGCGGTGGTGGTCCTTGAAGACGGGACTTTCCAGTGCGCCGCATCGGCATCCTCGACGTAGAGGCGCAGGGAGGCGGGCGTCGGCGGCCAGTGTGGCGGCGCGTCGAACGGCATGACGATCGAGTCGCCGATCCGTACCTCCGCGTGCCCGACGCCGCTGTCACCACCGGTGTGGCGACGGCGCCACTGGGGCGCCGGCACCGGGGCCGCGGCAGCCCTGGTGACTGCTGCCGAGCGGCAGGAGCCCGCACGGCGGCTGAGCGCACCGAACAAGCTGCATGTCGTGCCGAGCGCGACCCATCCTCTTCGAGGAACCCGGCGCGTTGGAGGAGGCCGCCCGGCAGACCAGAACAGCTGCCCCCTGCGCCGCGTCCTGGTCACCGACACCCTCGCCACGAAGACCACGAAGACCCCGGAGGCCACGCAGGAGACGCAGGAGACGCAGGAACCACCGCTGCAAGTGCGATCCGTGGCCCCGTTGCTCGCCGACGCCATCGCCCGTCTGCACAACGACCGGCCCCTGGACTCCCCTGGACACCCTGCTGATGCCTTCCTGATGCAGCGGCGCCCACTACGCACGACTGCCGCACGATCGCCTCGCCAGGACTCGGCTCGGTCAGCCGCGGGATCTGCGACCGGTCCTTCCCTTGCGCAAGAAGCGCCGCAGGCGGGTCTCCGGCCAGGTGTTGATCACGTCGTCCTTGGTGAGCCAGCCGCGCTGTGCCGTGCCCACGCCGTAGCGCATGTTGGCCAGGTGGAGGGTGGCGTGGGCGTCGCTGTCGACGGCGAACTTCACGCCGTGCCGCCTGGCCCGCAGGATGTCCTCGTCGCGCAGGTCCAACCGGTCGGGGTGCGCGTTGATCTCCAGGGCCGTGCCGGTGCGCGCGCACGCGGCGAAGACCGCGTCGAGGTCGGCGTCGATGCCGGGCCGCTTGCCGATGATCCGGGTGGTGGGATGGCCGATGATGTTGACGTACGGGTTCTCGCAGGCCCTGACCAGCCGCCGGGTCAGTGCCTCGCGGCTCTGGTTGAAGTGCGAGTGCACGGAGGCCACGCACAGATCGAAGCCGGCCAGGAACTCCTCCGGCCAGTCGACGTCCCCGTCCGGGTCGATGTTCAGCTCCACGCCGTGCAGCAGCCGCATTCCCCTGCCGCCCTTGCCGCCATGGGCGCCGTCGAGCTCCCGCACGCGCTCGCGCTGGGCCAGGATGCGTTCGTCGGTCATACGCTGCATGTACAGGTTGGGCCCGTGGTCGGTGATGGCGTAGTAGGCGTAGCCGCGCTCGGCGGCCGCGGTGACCATCTCCTCCAGCGGGGCGAGACCGTCGGTGAGGTCGGTGTGGGTGTGCAGGTCGCCCCGGATGTCCTTCTCCTGGATCAGGGCGGGCAGTTCGTCGTGCAGCCCGGCCTCGATCTCGCCGCGGTCCTCGCGCAGGGCGGGCGGGATCCAGGGCAGGCCGAGTCGGGCGTACACGTCCTCCTCGGTCGCGGAGACGATCTTCTCGCCGCTCTCGGCGTCGAAGAGCCCGTACTCGGAGAGCTTGAGCTTCTGGTGGACGGCGATCTCCCGGGTGCGGATGTTGTGCGCCTTGGAGCCGGTGAAGTACTGCAGCGCCGCTCCCCAGGAATCCGGCGGGACGACGCGCAGGTCGACGGCCAGGCCCTTGGTGGTGCGGATCGACGTCTTCTTCTCGCCGTGCGCGATGATCTCCGAGACGTACGGCAGCTCGGTGAACGCCCGCATGAGCGGCTCCGCCTTCTTCGCCGCGACGAGGATGTCGATGTCACCGATGGTCTCGCGGACGCGGCGCAGTGATCCGGCGTAGGTGCACCGCTTGCAGCCGGTCACCTGCGACAGCTCGGTGACGATGTCATCGGCGAGGTCCATGGCGACGTCGAGCAGGACCCGCTCTCCGGAGGACTGCAGGAGTTCGATGCCGTGGAGGATGTTCTCCTCCGTCTTCGGCCCGAAGCCCTTCAGGTCGCGCAGCCGTTCCTCGTGGATGGCGTCGGCCAGTTCCTCGACGGAGGCGATGCCCAGCTCCTCGTACAGGACACAGGCCTTCTTCGGGCCGAGCGTGGGGATGGCGGTCAGCCGCCGGACCCCGGCGGGGATCTTCGCCCGCAGCTCCTCGACGGCGGACACGCTGCCGCTGCGGAAGTACTCGAGGATCTTCTCGGCGATGGACTTGCCGACGTTGGGGATCTCCTGGAGGCCCTTGATGTCGAGGGTGGAGACGTCGGCGTGGTGGCCGCCGATCGAGCGCGCGGCCTTCTCGTAGGTGCGCGTCCTGTACGCGTCCCCTCCGGTGATCGAGATCAGGTCCGCGTATTCGTAGAACAGCGCGGCCACCTCGTCGTTGGACCGAGCCATGACTCCCGAGTAGACAGACAACGCCCGTTTCATGCGTGCCGGCCACGTCCGTGTGCCCTGGAACCGGCGTGGGTTCCCGAGAGGTCACGCGCGGTGCGAGCGACCGCGTTGTGCATCCCATCGCAGGGCCGACGTCAGCGTTCCCGGCGTGAGGTGACCGTGAACTGGGCGCCGTCGGGGTCACGCAGCACGGCCTCCTGCTCGCCCTCCTTCAGGACGCTGCCGCCATGCTTCTCCGCGGCCCGGGCGCACGGGCCCGCATCGTCCACGGCGAAGTGCACCTGCCAGTGCGACCGGACGGAAGGATCAGGTGGCGTCTCCACCGAGCCCGACTCGATACGGGCCACGATCTCGCCCCGGCTGCGCAGCAGTACGCCGCCTTGCGCGTACTCGACCTCGCAGCAACCGGGCAGGCCCGAGGCCCAGTCGAGGATCTCCCCGTAGAAGATGGCCGCCTCGAAGGCGTCCCGGGTGTGAAGGACGATGAACGTGGATGCCGCCTGCCGCCACGCCTCCCACTCGGTGACGAGTTTCCCCTGCCATATCCCGAAGGCGGCCCCGTCACGGTCGGCGACCAGCGCCGCTCGTCCGGGAGGGAAGGAGAGCGGCCCCACTGCCACGGTCGCGCCGCGCTCCCGCACGCGGGCCGTGGTCTCGTTCGCGTCCGCCACGGCGAAGTACGGCGTCCAGGCCGAGGCCACCTGCCACACGCCGGCCACCCCCGCGATCCCCGCGACGGGCACCCCGTCCGCCAGCGCGGTCCGGAAACGGTCGCCCAGCCTCGCGTCGCGCCACTGCCAGCCCAGTACGGCCCCGTAGAAGTCCTGCGTGGCCTTGAGGTCGCGGCTGGTCAGACTCACCCAGCACGGCGCGCCGAAAACGGAACGCGTGAGGACGACGTCCGCCGCGTCGTGATTCATGGCCATCGCGCCCTGGTCTCGTACGCCGGCAATCACTGCTCTCTACCTCAGTGTCCAACCCACGTTCCGGTCCCGCACATCGCCTGACGCGTTGATACTGCTGTGGCAGCACAGGCCCGCAGTACACCAAGTTGCGGGTGCAGCTGCAGCGTGTCCTGGCGCGCAGCGAGCCGGCGGACGGTGGGGACGGGCGACCATTCACGGCCCGGTCGCCGGGCGCGGCGGGAACGCGCACCATGGAGGGTGACCCGTATGGCCCACCCTCGCGGAGGTGAACCGCGATGACGCTGCCTGTACGACACCGGCCCGGCAGCCTGCCGGACAGGCCGTTCCCCGGCTTCGGATGGGGTGAACCCATCACCGCCGAGTTCGACGAACTGTTCGAGCGTATGAACCGGCTGCTGCAAGGCGCCACCGCCGCTCCCGCCGCACTGGCCTGGTCTCCCGCGGCCGACATGCGAGAGACGGACGACGCCTACGTCATCGAGGCGGAACTGCCGGGGATCAAGCGCGACGACATCCACATCGAGATGAGCGAGCGCGAGCTGCACATCACCGGGGAGTACAAGGAACGGGAGCACGCGGGCGTCCTGCGCCGCGGCACCCGCCGCACCGGCCGGTTCGAGTACCAGGCCCTCCTGCCTGCCGACGTCAAGTCGGAGGAGGTCAGCGCCACCCTGCACGACGGTGTGCTGACCGTCACCGTGCCCAAGGCGCAGGCCACCAAGCCGCGGCACATCGAGATCACCGAGTCCTGACCCCGACCCGGTGCGTGCCGCGACGTCGTCGCACGGCAGGCCCGTTCTGGGCGCGGCTTGGCCGTGCGACGAGCCGTCCGCCGGCACAGGGAGGTGTGGAGACGAAGATGCTGATGCCTCACGTCAGGACCGTCACCGCAGCACTTCACGCCTACCGGTCCGCATGGGCCGGTCTGCTGCGCGACCCGGCGAGCCCACACAGCTACCGTCGGCTCGACGACGCCGCCTACACACTCTGCGTCCTCATGGGACAACGCAACGCGGCCGACGCCGCGGCAAAGGCAGAGCGCTTTCTCGCCCGGGCCTCAGCGGAGAGGAGGGCAGGGGCCGGCCGCCGTGCCGGGCAGGCACGGACCGTCATCCCCTGAGATCGATGCCGAGCCTGCGGCCGACGGCTCGGTCCGCGGGCAGACAGGCGTCGGTCAGGCCGAGGTCTCCGCGTGAGGCGGTGGCTTTATGGTGGTCAAGACAGACCCTGTGGGGCGGTGAGCACCGTGCGAGTCGAACTGATCCAACGGGCCGCCAGCGTGCTCTTCGACGTGCCGGACGAGACGCACGAGGAGATCATCACGCTCATCGACGCGGTCACCCAGGACGCGGAGACCCAGGACGCGGACTTGGCCGCAGCGTTCGGCGAGTGGTGCTGGCTCGTCTACACGGTCCACGGCGACGTGATCGAAGTGCTGGATGTCGGCTGTGCACGCTGAGGCAGACCCGGTCGGCCGGCTCCGATCTCCCGCGTCGTGCGGCACGCGGCCGGCGATGTTCACCCGTCGAGCCCGTCGAGTCCGCCCCGCTTGACCAGCTGGCTCGCGATGACGTTGCGCTGGATCTCGTTCGTGCCCTCGCCGACGATCATCAGTGGGGCGTCGCGAAAGTAGCGCTCCACGTCGAACTCGGTCGAGTAGCCGTAACCGCCGTGGATGCGGACGGCGTTGAGAGCGATCTGCATGGCGGTCTCGGAGGCGAACAGTTTCGCCGTGCCCGCTTCCATGTCCGCCAGGTAGTTGCCGATCGACTGGTGCTGCCAGATCGACTTGCCGAACGACTCCCGCTGCTGTGCGCAGGCGAGCGCGTCCTCGAATGCCGCCCGGCCGACACCGAGGGCGCGGGCGGCGACCTGCAGCCGCCCGGTCTCCAGGCCCTTCATCATCTGCGCGAAACCCCGGCCCGCCACGCCGCCCAGTACGGCGTCGGCCGGAGCCCGGTAGTCCTCGAAGGACAGCTCGCAGCTCTCCACGCCCTTGTAGCCGAGCTTGGGCAGGTCGGGAGACGGTCAGTCCGGGGCCGTGCCCGACGAGCAGGATCGAGATGCCCTGGTGCGCGGGGCTCGCCTCCGGGTCGGTCTTGCACAACAGGGCGATCAGCTGCGAGCGGCGGAAGTTGGTGATCCACGTCTTGGCCCCGTTGATCACATAGCCGCCGGCGTCCTCGCGGGCGACCGTCCGCATGGCCTGCAGATCCGAGCCGCCGCCCGACTCGGTCAGCGCCATGGTCGCCCGGATCTCGCCGCGGGCCATCCCCGGCAGGTACCGCCGCTTCTGCTCGTCGGTGCCGAAGCCCAGCAGCAGCTTCGCGACCACGGTGTGCCCGCCCATCGCTCCGGCCAGGCTCATCCAGCCGCGGGCCAGCTCCTCGGTGATCAGCACATAGCAAGGGGTGGAGACCGGTGTGCCGCCGTACTCCTCCGGGACGGCCAGGCCGAAGATGCCGAGCCGCTTCATCTGCTCTATGAGGGCCTCGGGGTAGGTGTCGGCGTGCTCCAGCTCCTGGACGACCGGCCCGACCTCCTTGTCGACGAAGTCGCGCGCGGTGCGGACGATGAACCGCTCGTCCTCGGACAGGATGTCGAGAGTGCTCATACTGCGTTGCTCCCAGAAGTGAGACCGGCGTCAGAGGACTCGGTCGGCTCGCAGGGCTCGATCTCGGCCGGACCGTGGCCCAACCCCACACCACGCCCTGACACCGCCTCGGCCAGGTCACGTAGGGTGCATCAGACGCTGGGCCCCGGCCACGGAAAGGAGCCGCCGTGCGGCTGCGCTGTGCTGTGCTCGACGACTTTCAGCGGGTGGCGACGGAGGCCGCCGACTGGTCGCCGCTCGCGGACGACGTAGAGGTCGTCCCCTTCTCCCTCCACTTCCCCGACGAGGACGCCCTCGCCGAAGCTCTTGCCGGGTTCGACATCGTGGTCACCCTCCGCGAACGCGTCCCCTTCCCCGCCTCGCTGCTCGCCCGGCTCCCCCGGCTGAGGCTGCTGATCGCCTCCGGCATGCGCAACACGGTCATCGACTACACCGCCGCCGAGGCGCACGGCGTCACCGTGTGCGGCACCGGCAGCTCCTCCACCCCGCCCGTCGAACTGACCTGGGCGCTGCTGCTGAGCCTCGCCCGCGGCATCGTGGAGGAGGCCAACGCCCTGCGTTCGGGCGGCCCGTGGCAGTCCACCGTCGGCGCCGATCTGCACGGCCGCCGCCTCGGGCTGCTCGGCCTCGGGAAGATCGGCAGCCGCGTGGCGCAGGTCGCTCTCGCCTTCGGCATGCAGGTCGGCGCCTGGAGCCAGAACCTCACCAGGGAACGCGCCGACGAGTGCGGCGTGCAACTGGCCGCCTCCAAGGAGGAGTTGCTCGCCGAGAGCGACTTCGTCTCGATCCACCTCGCCCTGAGCGACCGTACCCGCGGCCTCCTCGGCCCCGCCGAACTCGCCCTGCTCAAGCCGACGGCGTACCTGATCAACACCTCGCGCGCGGCGATCGTCGACCAGGACGCCCTGCTCACCGCCCTGCACGAGGGACGGATCGCCGGCGCCGGCATCGACGTCTTCGACATCGAGCCCCTCCCCGCCGACCACCCCATGCGCACCGCCCCGCGCCTCCTCGCCACACCGCACCTGGGCTACGTCTCCCAGGCCAACTACGCGACGTACTACGGCCAGGCGGTGGAGGACATCCAGGCCTTCCTGGCGGGTTCTCCGGTACGACAACTGCCCTGAAGTCGGCGGTCGAGCGATGCCGGCGAGTCAGGCGATGCCGGCGGCCCCGGCCTGCGCGGTGTCGACCGGCCGCCGGTAGATGCCCTCGCTCCGGCGCAGATGGTGCAGGTCCACCAGATGGCGCCGGAGCGTCACATGGTCGATGTCGTCGCTGTCCTGGCACCAGGCGCGCAGCTTGTCGTTGACAGCCCGCTCCGGGTACTCGACGCCCGGCTCGAAGGTCTGCTCGGCGATGTGCCGCAGCACCAGCTTCTTACGGGTCCACTGCGCGGGAAGCCGGACCAGCCGCCCGTCCCGGACGAAGGTCCGCAGGACGATGTCGGTCCGATCGCTGCCGGAGGCGGGGCGCTCGGCGGCTTCGGAGCCGTCCGCCCGCTGCGCCGCCGCTCGCGCGTACTCCTTGAACAGGCCGTAGGCGACGCCCAGTTCACCGTCGTCCCCCGCCG
This genomic window from Streptomyces sp. DG2A-72 contains:
- the polX gene encoding DNA polymerase/3'-5' exonuclease PolX → MARSNDEVAALFYEYADLISITGGDAYRTRTYEKAARSIGGHHADVSTLDIKGLQEIPNVGKSIAEKILEYFRSGSVSAVEELRAKIPAGVRRLTAIPTLGPKKACVLYEELGIASVEELADAIHEERLRDLKGFGPKTEENILHGIELLQSSGERVLLDVAMDLADDIVTELSQVTGCKRCTYAGSLRRVRETIGDIDILVAAKKAEPLMRAFTELPYVSEIIAHGEKKTSIRTTKGLAVDLRVVPPDSWGAALQYFTGSKAHNIRTREIAVHQKLKLSEYGLFDAESGEKIVSATEEDVYARLGLPWIPPALREDRGEIEAGLHDELPALIQEKDIRGDLHTHTDLTDGLAPLEEMVTAAAERGYAYYAITDHGPNLYMQRMTDERILAQRERVRELDGAHGGKGGRGMRLLHGVELNIDPDGDVDWPEEFLAGFDLCVASVHSHFNQSREALTRRLVRACENPYVNIIGHPTTRIIGKRPGIDADLDAVFAACARTGTALEINAHPDRLDLRDEDILRARRHGVKFAVDSDAHATLHLANMRYGVGTAQRGWLTKDDVINTWPETRLRRFLRKGRTGRRSRG
- a CDS encoding PRC-barrel domain-containing protein → MIHSADIREWRNRSVVDPKGHKIGVLEAVYVDTTTDEPAMATVRTGLPTRHHLAFVPLDEATLGPDYVKVSYTKTLVKKAPSVGMDDILPAESEQAIFQHYDMPYQTGAGGERQLARR
- a CDS encoding DUF2087 domain-containing protein; this translates as MATDATEQLVRLFAEENRVRAFAAVTLGAGSAEQVARAAGLSPRETAVALRRLREQGVVTAGDDGELGVAYGLFKEYARAAAQRADGSEAAERPASGSDRTDIVLRTFVRDGRLVRLPAQWTRKKLVLRHIAEQTFEPGVEYPERAVNDKLRAWCQDSDDIDHVTLRRHLVDLHHLRRSEGIYRRPVDTAQAGAAGIA
- a CDS encoding VOC family protein — protein: MNHDAADVVLTRSVFGAPCWVSLTSRDLKATQDFYGAVLGWQWRDARLGDRFRTALADGVPVAGIAGVAGVWQVASAWTPYFAVADANETTARVRERGATVAVGPLSFPPGRAALVADRDGAAFGIWQGKLVTEWEAWRQAASTFIVLHTRDAFEAAIFYGEILDWASGLPGCCEVEYAQGGVLLRSRGEIVARIESGSVETPPDPSVRSHWQVHFAVDDAGPCARAAEKHGGSVLKEGEQEAVLRDPDGAQFTVTSRRER
- a CDS encoding YbhB/YbcL family Raf kinase inhibitor-like protein; translation: MAADARLPAPLRRGCRCGALESPVFKDHHRIPPRYTEDAGNVSPPLTWSGVSDGTAERVLLCEDVDAPSGSVVHWTVVGIAPHSRGVEADRTPPGGTALVNGFGRRGWSGPNPPPGDQPHRYVFHLYALAQPCVLPDAPSAERSTTRVERREPADSTLVGLYEH
- a CDS encoding CBS domain-containing protein, whose product is MPVAGQIMHRGAECINKTETLAHAAELMKRLEVGALPVCEDDGRMCGIITDRDIVVKCVAEGRNPAETECTELCQGTPQWIDVNADVSEVLATMERHQIKRLPVIENKTLVGMISERDIARHLSEHQIAEFAERVYATA
- a CDS encoding D-2-hydroxyacid dehydrogenase family protein; its protein translation is MRLRCAVLDDFQRVATEAADWSPLADDVEVVPFSLHFPDEDALAEALAGFDIVVTLRERVPFPASLLARLPRLRLLIASGMRNTVIDYTAAEAHGVTVCGTGSSSTPPVELTWALLLSLARGIVEEANALRSGGPWQSTVGADLHGRRLGLLGLGKIGSRVAQVALAFGMQVGAWSQNLTRERADECGVQLAASKEELLAESDFVSIHLALSDRTRGLLGPAELALLKPTAYLINTSRAAIVDQDALLTALHEGRIAGAGIDVFDIEPLPADHPMRTAPRLLATPHLGYVSQANYATYYGQAVEDIQAFLAGSPVRQLP
- a CDS encoding DUF5133 domain-containing protein, encoding MLMPHVRTVTAALHAYRSAWAGLLRDPASPHSYRRLDDAAYTLCVLMGQRNAADAAAKAERFLARASAERRAGAGRRAGQARTVIP
- a CDS encoding Hsp20/alpha crystallin family protein — protein: MTLPVRHRPGSLPDRPFPGFGWGEPITAEFDELFERMNRLLQGATAAPAALAWSPAADMRETDDAYVIEAELPGIKRDDIHIEMSERELHITGEYKEREHAGVLRRGTRRTGRFEYQALLPADVKSEEVSATLHDGVLTVTVPKAQATKPRHIEITES